DNA from Desulfuromonas sp. AOP6:
GATGACCAGGCTGCCGACCTTGACATCTTCCTGAATAGAACCGCTGGTGCCGACGCGGATAACCTGACGGATCCCCAGGTCGACCAGTTCGTTCACCACGATGCTCAGCGATGGCGCCCCCATGCCGCTGGTGGCTGCGATCAGGCGCTTGCCGTTGGCCAGGGTGAGCAGGTAGCTGTTCAGTCCCCGGCGGGTCGAGAGTTCCCGCTCGCAGTGCACGTCTGTCGTTTCAAAGGCGATGGCCCGGGTCCGTTCCGGGTCGCCGCAGAGCACGGCCAGCCTTGGCGGGTCATCGCCAAGGTCGGCTTGACCGAAGCCGAGATGGTATTTGATATCCGTTGCACTCATGATTCTTCACCATCCGCGGTATGGTTTGCGGCGAAGGCGTCGGGCAGCAGGTCGTGCAGAGTTGTTTCGAGGCGATCATCCCCGTCACAGACGCATAACACGATGGCATCACAAGAGAATTCCGCCAGCACCTGACGACAGGCGCCGCAGGGTGGGGTGGGGCGTGCCGTGGGGGTGTAGACGGCGATGGCGAGGATGCGCCGCTCCCCCTGGCTGATGGCCTGGGCCACCGCGTTTCGCTCGGCGCACTGGGTCAGGCCGAGGGAGGCGTTCTCGACGTTGCAACCAGAAAAAATGGCACCACTGGTAGTGAGCACCGCCGCCCCCACGGGAAAACGGCTATAGGGGCTGTAACTGTGGCGGTGGGCCAGGCGGGCAGCCTCTTCCAGTCGTCTTTTTTGGTCGGTGGAAATATTCATGCAAAAATTCCCGCTTCCTTCCCGGCGCTTCAGCGCTTGGCCAGATACTGCTGATGATACTCTTCCGCCCGGTAAAAGGGGGCCGCAGGTTCAATAGCGGTCACGATGGGCCTGCGGCGCAGAGACGCAGATTGCTGCTGCGCCTGCAGAGAGGCCTGGGCCTCTTCCTGCTGGGTGGGGTTGTGATAGAAGATGACCGAACGGTATTGGGGGCCGATGTCAGGTCCCTGCCGGTTCAGGGTGGTCGGATCATGGATCTGCCAGAAGACCTCCAGCAGCTCCCGATAGGAAATCACAGCGGGGTTGAAGATGACTTCCACAACTTCCGCATGGCCGGTTTTTCCAGTGCAGACCTCTTCGTAACTCGGGTTGGCTTTATGTCCACCCATGTAGCCGACGGTGGTGGCAACCACCCCCTTGACCCGGTTGAAAGCCGCCTCGATGCCCCAAAAGCATCCGGCGCCAAAGGTTGCTTTTTCTGTACGCTCGTTCATGTCGATTCCTTTTCCGCGGCCAGTCCCGCTGCCTCACGGGCCGCTTTGCTCAGGTTCTGTAAGACCAGGGCGTAAGACTCGTCCACCATGGCCCGGACCTCCTCGTCCGGAATGGTGCCATCGAGGACGAGAGTGTTCCAGTGACGTTTGTTCATGTGGTAGCCGGGACGCACCGCCGTGTAGAAAATCCTCTGCGCCTCGGCCTTGTCCGGGTCACACTTGAGATTCAGCCAGGGCGGCGATTCATGCAAGGCGACCAGGGCAAACATTTTGCCGCCGACCTTGCAGACCAGCGTCTCCGGGCCGAAGGGGAAATCCTCGACGGCTCCTTTTTTATTCAGCAGATGCTGGCGCAGAATCTCAAGGTTCACGGCGCAAGGGCTCCCGGTTTCATCTATTTACGGCAGCAGAAGTGAAGGTTGAAAGGATCCTGGGGGATCGCTTCCACGGTAATCTCTTCGAACCCCGCCTCTTGCAGCAACTCAACGGCCAACTCTTCCCCCCACATCATCCCCAGACCGGCGCCGCCGTCATGAAGGCCGACGGGCAGGCAGTGCATGAGGCTGACGGTGTAGAGAAAGGGACCGAGGGGATGCGAGCGGTTGTCCTGGTGATCCGTGTGGGCGGCGATGTCGATCATGCTGAAAAGTCCGTCGGCTGCCAGCAGGTGATGGACGCTTTGCAGGGCCTGCAGGGGGGCGCGCTGATCGTGAATGGCGTCAAAGGCCAGGATGTAATCGAAGGCCTCGCGCCAGGCCGGTTCCTGATGCAGGGTGGCCGCGTCCAGGCAGAGAAATTCAGCGTTGTCGAGTCCAAGCCTCTGGGCTTCCGTCTTGCCTGCGGCCACGGCCTGTTCGTCAATATCAATAGCGGTAAACTGGCTTTGGGGGTAAGCCTGCGCCATCAACAGCAGGGCCGTTCCCTCGCCACAGCCGAAATCGCAGACCCGGATGCCTTGCTGCAGCCGGTCGAGTAGCCGACCTTCATCTACCGACGGCAGAAAGATCTCCAGCAGAACCTGCCTATGCTTGGCGCTGGCCAGTTCGGTCATGAAAGCCTGAAAGCGGGGATAGTTATGATAGGGAACCCCCGTACCGCGAGGGAAGGCCTCGATAACCTGTTCCAGGGCGCTGACGGTAAGCAGGGGGATCTCCTGGGTGTAGACGGCCAGGTTGGTGTTGCCGCCTGCACGGGTAAGAAAAGCCGCGTGCTCGGGTGGAAGGCGATAGCCGTTGCCTGCCGGCTGGCACTCCAGTTCCACGATGTCGGCCGTGACCATGATCCCCAGCCATTCCCGCACGTAACGCGGATGAAGACCGGCCTGTTCGGCGATCGCTTCAATCGGTTGGGCCGTGGTGAAGGTCGCCATGGCTTCAAACAGACCGGTGCGGTAGCCGATGGCCATGGCCAGATTGAGGGCGCCTCCGTTGAGAATATCGGCCATTCGGCGGCCAAAGGCTTCCTGTTTCGATGGATCCATGGCAGGGACCTCTCAGCGTCCCTGCAGATAGTCGCCAAGGAGCGAGCGGCTGTGCTCGTCATCGTGGCAATAGATGCAGAGATTTTCCCAGTTGCTGCCGTCGGCGGGATTGTTGTTGTGATTGCCGTCCTTGTGGTGCACCGTCAGCAGATGCAGCGTCGACAGGTCGAACTCGCGGCCGCATTTGGCGCAGATCCAGCCGTGCTGCTTCAGGGAGCGTTCACGGTAGTTACTTGCCTCGGCCTGTGCCGCCTTGAGGCGGCGCACCATCTCGTCAATTTCTGCCTGGGTTTTGACCGGGGCGGGTTTTTTGCCGTGGGGACGAAACGAACGGGCCATGCAGACTCCTTCAGGGCGGGCCATGCCCCGCCTGCCGGTGATGGCAGGCGGGGAAGCCGCAGGTTAGGCCTTGGTCAGGTCCGAAGTGCAGTTGGGGCAGCGGCTCGCCTTGATGGGGATGCTGCTCAGGCAGAAAGGGCAGTCTTTGGTGGTCGGTGCCGCCGCCGGGGTTTCCTCTTCACGACGCAGACGGTTGATGCCGCGGATGAGCAGGAAAATGGCGAAGGCGACGATGATGAAGCTGATGACCGTATTGATAAAGACGCCGTAGTTGATCGAAACGGCGCCAGCGGCCTGCGCTTCGGCCAGGGCGGCATAAGGGCCGGGGGTGGCCCCCTGCTTCAGCACGATGAAAAGGTTGGAGAAGTCGACACCGCCCATCAGCAGGCCGAGGGGGGGCATGAGAACATCGGCGACCAGGCTCTTGACGATGGTGCCGAAAGCCCCACCGATGATAATGCCGACCGCCATGTCCACGACATTGCCCCGCATGGCAAATTCCTTGAACTCTTTAAACATGATTCCCTCCAACAGGATAGTTAAGGAGACGGTTCGGCAGTCCTTTGCCCGGCCTGTCCGGCGCATCGTGGCTGCGGCCGCTCGAATGGATCGAAAAGAGACCGCGCGGGCTCTGCTTTTCCTAAACTCAAGGAGAGAGGGCAGAGCTCAAGGAAAGAATGCCAAAAATTATCAAAAAGCCAAGCGTTAAAATGTAGCCGTAATAGGCGGTGCCCACCCGGCCCAGGCGTTCCAGGGTCAATTTCTTGTAGGTCTTGAGATGTTTGAGGATCTGCGTTCTCAGATCGAAATAACTGATGACGATCTCGGCGCGGGTGAGTTCACGCAGAATGAGGATGGTGCAGCCGAAGTTGGCCAGGGCGGCGGCGAGAAAAAGCGCAAAGTAGAAGCGGGTCAATGGGTACTCCGATAGAAAAGAAGGACGGTTTGGTGGTGCGGCGGCAGGGACGGGCTCAGGACCTTGCCCGGCCGCAGTTCCAGCACTGGCCGAAATGTCCTTCGAGAACTTCACCGCAGTCCGGGCAGGTCCAGGATTCGGAAATAGCGGCATCGGCGGCGGTCACGCCAGCCAGCAGCGCCGCCGCCCGCTCTACCTGGTCGTTATCGAAAATCCACAACTCGGGGAAGCATTCGACAAAGGGAACTTCTCCCATGGCGGTGAAGAGCCGCTCGTTTTTGATGAAACAGGCGATGCCGTTGGCTTCGAGCAGGCCCTTGATCATACCCGCCTGGGGCCCTTCGGCAAAGCTGAAGGTCTTGAGTCTTTTCATGCGTATCTCCTGCGAAAAAGTCAGCCGCCGGATCTCTTGACGGTCCAGCCGCGATTTTTCAGTTCGGCCAGCAGCAGATCAAGGTGATCCCCCTGAATTTCGATGACGCCGTCTTTGACGGTGCCGCCGGTGGCGCATTTTTTCTTCAGTTGCTGGCCGAGCTCCTTGAGCTCGGCAGGGGCGAGGGGCACCCCGGTGATCACCGTCATGGCCTTGCCGCCTCGTCCCTTGGTTTCGCGGCGGAGGCGCACCACACCGTCCGTCGGGGGCGCGGGCTGGGACTGGCTGCAGGTGCATTTGCCGGCGGGCTGGCCGCAGGCGGGACACATACGGCCGAACTCGCTGGAATAAACAAGGCCGCCGGTTTTCTCATGGTGCCTGGACATGGTTTTCTCTCTTGTGTGTGAACTAAAGCCCCAGTCTTTCCAGCAGTTGCGCCGGGTCCGGGGCGGCGGTTACCAGTCTTTCCTTCTCCGTCTTGGTCAGTTTTTTAATCTTTGCCTCAACCTGCAGGGCCAGGCTTCTGGAACCGACTTCGCAGTGATAGACCAGTTCCAGCGTCTGGCAGGCCCGCGTGAAGCGGGCGGCTTTGCCCAGCTTGTTCCGGTGCTGTTGCAAGCGTCTGTGTACATCGCTGCTGGCCCCGGTGTAAAGGGCATTGCGCTCATTGCGCAGCATGTAAACCGACCAGTCCGGCATGGGCTAATCTGTCACCT
Protein-coding regions in this window:
- a CDS encoding GIY-YIG nuclease family protein; this translates as MPDWSVYMLRNERNALYTGASSDVHRRLQQHRNKLGKAARFTRACQTLELVYHCEVGSRSLALQVEAKIKKLTKTEKERLVTAAPDPAQLLERLGL
- the mscL gene encoding large conductance mechanosensitive channel protein MscL — encoded protein: MFKEFKEFAMRGNVVDMAVGIIIGGAFGTIVKSLVADVLMPPLGLLMGGVDFSNLFIVLKQGATPGPYAALAEAQAAGAVSINYGVFINTVISFIIVAFAIFLLIRGINRLRREEETPAAAPTTKDCPFCLSSIPIKASRCPNCTSDLTKA
- a CDS encoding cytidine deaminase, yielding MNISTDQKRRLEEAARLAHRHSYSPYSRFPVGAAVLTTSGAIFSGCNVENASLGLTQCAERNAVAQAISQGERRILAIAVYTPTARPTPPCGACRQVLAEFSCDAIVLCVCDGDDRLETTLHDLLPDAFAANHTADGEES
- a CDS encoding MmcQ/YjbR family DNA-binding protein, which encodes MNLEILRQHLLNKKGAVEDFPFGPETLVCKVGGKMFALVALHESPPWLNLKCDPDKAEAQRIFYTAVRPGYHMNKRHWNTLVLDGTIPDEEVRAMVDESYALVLQNLSKAAREAAGLAAEKEST
- the msrA gene encoding peptide-methionine (S)-S-oxide reductase MsrA, translating into MNERTEKATFGAGCFWGIEAAFNRVKGVVATTVGYMGGHKANPSYEEVCTGKTGHAEVVEVIFNPAVISYRELLEVFWQIHDPTTLNRQGPDIGPQYRSVIFYHNPTQQEEAQASLQAQQQSASLRRRPIVTAIEPAAPFYRAEEYHQQYLAKR
- a CDS encoding methyltransferase domain-containing protein, which gives rise to MDPSKQEAFGRRMADILNGGALNLAMAIGYRTGLFEAMATFTTAQPIEAIAEQAGLHPRYVREWLGIMVTADIVELECQPAGNGYRLPPEHAAFLTRAGGNTNLAVYTQEIPLLTVSALEQVIEAFPRGTGVPYHNYPRFQAFMTELASAKHRQVLLEIFLPSVDEGRLLDRLQQGIRVCDFGCGEGTALLLMAQAYPQSQFTAIDIDEQAVAAGKTEAQRLGLDNAEFLCLDAATLHQEPAWREAFDYILAFDAIHDQRAPLQALQSVHHLLAADGLFSMIDIAAHTDHQDNRSHPLGPFLYTVSLMHCLPVGLHDGGAGLGMMWGEELAVELLQEAGFEEITVEAIPQDPFNLHFCCRK
- a CDS encoding DUF2007 domain-containing protein; translation: MKRLKTFSFAEGPQAGMIKGLLEANGIACFIKNERLFTAMGEVPFVECFPELWIFDNDQVERAAALLAGVTAADAAISESWTCPDCGEVLEGHFGQCWNCGRARS
- a CDS encoding translation initiation factor Sui1, with product MSRHHEKTGGLVYSSEFGRMCPACGQPAGKCTCSQSQPAPPTDGVVRLRRETKGRGGKAMTVITGVPLAPAELKELGQQLKKKCATGGTVKDGVIEIQGDHLDLLLAELKNRGWTVKRSGG
- a CDS encoding YajD family HNH nuclease: MARSFRPHGKKPAPVKTQAEIDEMVRRLKAAQAEASNYRERSLKQHGWICAKCGREFDLSTLHLLTVHHKDGNHNNNPADGSNWENLCIYCHDDEHSRSLLGDYLQGR